CATGATCTCCAGCTTGATGCCGTAGCTCTTGGTGGTTGAAAAGGTGACGTCGGGGCAGTCACAGACCTTGAAAACGATCCCGGCGGCATTATAATAGGAGCCAGTGTATTCACTGGTGCAGTAGCCCTCGGACGACTCGTAGTCGAACAGCGGACACTCGGGACAACCGATATTTCCCGGATCATCCTGGGTCGGAACACCACATTCATATTTACTATCGATATAGAGATTATAGCCCCAGTGCTTGGTGCAGAGCTCCTTGCAAGGCCCATCGATGACGCTCGAGCTGAAACCTGAAACCACGGTCGTCAGCACGAAGGCCATGGCCAGCAACAAAATCAAACTACTCTTCCTCATTTGCTTCCTCCATTGTTAGTTGTTGATTCACCCAGCTTGCGGCAAATCCTTTGAAATAAAAATAGAACCTATAAAATTACCAAAACGTTTCAGGGGTGATCTTTGACCCCGCGACACCAACCTTCAGATTATCCTAACTTTAACCCCACCTCCTTTCGTCTTTCCCCAAGCTACGCATCCTCGAAAAACTTAAGTTAACGGCTCGGAGGGTCTTCGGGTCAGCCAGCGGGCCGTTTGGCATCACCCTGCTACCGACTATTGAACGATTATAGAACGTTATACTATACGACCTGCAATTTATTTGTCAAGCTATTTTTCCCGAATTTATTAGGAATCCTTAAGCTAAACAAAAAACTTGCTCTGAAGCCGGGTTTATTTACCGCCAGGCCCTGTTAACGAAAGTTTTTCTTGACCTCTTCCAGGCGCCGAAGAAAGGGCCGACTGACAAAAACCGAGTCCTCTTCCTGCAGAATGACATGCGGCGTGATGAAAAACATCAGTTCGACACTGTGAAACTCCCTGCCTTTATAGCCGACCAGGTAGCGCAGTCCGGGCACCCGGGCCAGCCAGGGCAGGCCGCTGTAATTATCGCTGCGACTCTGCTGAATCAGGCCGGCGATGACCACGGTCTGACCGTCGGCCACGGAGAGAATGCTTTCGGCCACCCGCTGGGAAAAGATCGGGGAATTGATGCCCTCGATGGTCTTGGTTGAAAGCTGGCTGACCTCCTGGTTAATCTCCATGCGCACCATGCCGTTGTCGTTGATATGCGGGGTCACGGTCAGGATGATGCCGACGTTGCGATACTGAATGGTGGTATCGGTGGTCTGGGCCGTGGAGCCGGAATCGGTGGTGCGATAGCTCGAGGTCACGGTCGGCACGTCCTCGCCGACATCGATCCTGGCGGTCTCGCCGTCGGATGCCAGAATCTGCGGGGCCGAAAGGATATTGACCCGGTTGTCGTCGGCCAGCGCCCGAACAATGGCCTTGAAACGACCGGAATTTTCCACCAGAAAGCTCAAGCCCGAACCGATCAGGGTGTCACCGCTGCCGCTGACCAGGCCCAGCCCGGAATCAATCCCCAGATTTCCGGTGGCCTTGGCCCCGGTCAAGCCCTTCATCAGGTAGCTCCACTCAATACCCAATTTATTGGTTTCATCGAGCTTGACCTCGGCGATCGTCACCTCGATCAGCACCTGCTTCGGATAGATATCGAGCTTTTCGATAACCGGCTTAATTTTACGATAATCGCCGCCGGTCGCCTTGACCAGGATCGAGTTGGTGGTTTTATCCACCACAAAGGTCACCTCCCCTTCGAGACTGCCGCTAATCGCCCCGGGTGAAGTTGTTTGCAACTTCTGTGCCCGCTCCTCATTCTGGCGCTGATTATCGAGCAGGGTCTTGCCGAGCGGCTGCGGCTTATCCTTGCTTTTATCCAGGTCGGTCGCACTCTTCGTCCCGTTCTTGGTAAACAGCCCCTTGAGCACCTCGACGATATTCTCGGCCACGCCGTTCTGAATATAATGAACGAAGATATCCTCGCTCGTCGCATCCTGGGCTAGGACCGGCACCTCACGATCGAGTTCGGCCACCCATTCATCGACCAGGGCCAGGGATTCGGCGTCCCGACTCAAGGCCAGAATCAGGTTAATTCGGGGCAGGGCGATAAAACTCACCGAGGCGTTGACATTGCTTTCCTTGCCCCCCGCCAGGCCGTATGCGCCGGCCAGGGTTTCAAGCTCCTTGATCAGATCCTCGGCGCCGACATATTTCAGCAGATAAACCTTCTGTTCAAGCCCGGCCAGCACGCTGACATCAAACAGGGACAACAGCCGCGCAACCTTGCTCAGGACATGATCGTAATCACAGACCAGTATGACCCCGCTCGGATCATGAACGTAAACCTGAGCCCCCTTGCTGAGATAGGGCTTGATGATATTGACGAACTGGGCTCCGGGCAGGTAATTGAGCCGAAAGGCGCGAATCGCCTTGCCCCGAGCATTTTCCGAATCGCCGGGCAGCAGCAGTTCCCCGGCCTCGGCCGCGGCCGGCAGGGCGGCCTGGGGCATCACCTCCCAGAGCGGTCCGCGCCGGGCCATGACCGCCCCGTTCATGCGCAGAACCCCACGCAACAACTCAAAAATCTCCTCGCGGTTGAGTTCGGCCGCCACCTCCAGCGTGACCTTGCCGCCGACCCCCTGGTAGATGGTGTAGTTTTCGCCCAGAATCTCCATGAACAGACGCAGAACCTCAACCAGATCGGCGTCGTCGAAATTAAGACTGACCGGCTCCCGGCCCTGAACCTGGGCCGGGAGCCCGCCGTCCCCGGAAGTGGTTCTGACCGCCGCCACGCCGGAAAAGCGCTTCAGGCGACGGTTGAGTTCAAGCTCTTCGGCTTCGAGTTTTTGCAACAGGGCCGCGGCGTCATCCGACGCCGGAAGCACCTCGGACTCCAGAGTAAAGGCTTCCGTCTGGCCGGCCTGGCCCGGGGACGGACGCCCCTGCAACAAGCCTCCCGGAGGCAGGGCTTCGTCCCGCACGGACGACCGCCACATCGTACATGAAGCCAGCCACAACGCGCAACCCAGCAGCAATAGGGTTCGCAACCAACCTTTCCGTTTAACAATCTCCATCCGTTCCCACTCCATCCCGCATCCGCCGGGATTGATCAAAGCCACCATTTTTTAGAGATCAGGCTTCATTTTCGGTTTGAAAAGAACAAGCCCATGTCTTGACAAAAACCCCTTTCCCTATTTACGGGCCGGTTTTTTGTAAACCGGACCAAAGGGGGTACTGTGCTTGATAAGCTCGCCCTGCTTGACCAGAGCGTCCTTTTCCTCGATCGACAGCTTCCGAATATCCCCGGCGCTCAGGACCGGCCGTGAAGCGGCCCCGGCCCCGGAAACGGCGCCACCCGCCGCCGATACCGCGACCGGCGCAACCTCGGCGGCCTCGACCTGAATATTGGCCTGATTCGCCGTGGTCAGCGGTCGCCGCTGTTTGTTGTCGTACAGCCCCACCTCGAACTCCGCGCCCCGCTCATCCTTCAAAACCACCTTGCGGGCCTCGACCTTGAGCAGGGTATAGGCCGGCGCCGGGCTGCGACCGGCCTTTTCATCCCGGGCCTCCCGGCCCTCGGCCAGCAATCTTTTACCGGCGCGAAAACGCTTGAAATGCAGCAAGGCCTGCCGGTTCGCGCCGGCCAGATAGGTGCCGTAGAGAATCACATCCCGCCGCTCCGGCGCCGGGACCGGGGCGGCGGGCTCAGGTTTCTCGTCCGCGCTCACCGGGGCCGGGACCGGTGGGCGCCAGGCCTGGCGCTTGGGCTCAAAAAGGTTTTTCTCGCCGACAACTTCATAATCGGCGGGCGCGACCTTGACTTTGTCGAGCTTCGAAGCCAGCTCCTTCAGGGTTGTCTGCACCGCCGAAGCCGCCCCGGTAACCCCGTCCCGAGCCACAAAAGCCGGCTCGCCGGAAGAATATTGCTTGTAGGTCGCGCGATCATAGACCAGTACCAGCAAACCCAGCCCGAGAAAGATCAAGGTCAGTCCGGCTCGCGATGGAACCCATTTTATCATTGCCCCGCAACCCCCGTCGGTTGTCACAAAAAAAAACGACCCGCTTGACCGGTAGCCTTGCGGCATCCGCGCGCCTACCGCGCCGCGCCTTGCCGGCCTACACCGTCAACGCCGTGATCTCCGCGTTGAAGTAGTAAAAACGTTTTTCCCGGCTGCTGATGTTTTTGATCTCAAACGCCTGAAGAAAGATAAACTTGTCGTCATTGTTGATTCGAATCAGAAAATCCTTGATCGCTCCGATCTCGGCGCGACAGTTAAGCCGTAGCCGCAGCAGTCGGACCCCATCTTTTCTGATCTCCGGCATGACCTTGGTAGAGCGCACATCAATCGCGCTCTCCCGCGCCAGGGTCTGAAGAAGATTCTGAAACTGGACATCCGTTAGGGTCGCGGTCTCCCCCCGCACCAGATGGCGTTCCTTGACCTGTTGATAAAATCCGCTTAACGCCTGATCCAATTCGACAAACTCCTGCTGCCGGGCCACCAGGCGAGCGAGTTTCTCGTACTGCAGCTGTTTCAGGGCAAGTTCATCGTCCAGAGCCCGACTCCGGGCCTGATAAACACCGTAGCCGGCTTTCGCGATCACCAGAAAAAACAGGACCGCGGCCAGGGCCAGCAGAAACTCCCGCCGTTTGATCAGATTCCCGACCCAGCTTAAATCCTTCATCGGCCTACTCCAGCTCCGCCACGATCTTAAAGGTTTCGCTGCTGCCTTTTTTGACCACGGGAGAATCAAAATGCACCTCTTTAAACAACGGCGAGTCTTCCAGTGCCTTGAGCACGGCGGTGGCCGAGGCCGACGTCCCCTGCAGATTGATTTTGCGTCCCCTGATTTCCAACGCACTGAGCCAGCCGTCGAGCGGAATCACCTCGGTCAGCTCCTTCAATAAAACGATGCTCACCGCCTGCTCCCGCACCAGCCCGGCCAGGGCCTCGATCGCGTTGATCTTTTCCTGATTCTGCTGACGCAGGCCGCCCAGTTTATCGGCTTCGCGCTGCACCACGGCAAGTTTCTTTTCCAGCTTCTCAAGCCGCCGCTGCTTACCGGCCAGCACCGCCAGGGGCTGGCCGGTAAGGGCCAGCACCAGAAAAAGCGCGGCCCCGAGCTCCAGCTTGAACCAGAGTCGCCGCCGCCGCATGACCTGAGGAGAAATCAGGTCGATGCTGTAAGGAAACTCGGCCCAATCAAGGCACAGGGTTTCCGGCAGCTCCCCGATCCCGACCCGGGTCAGGGCCGGCCGGGCCGCCTCCAGACCTAAAGCCAGAGCTTCCGCCTCCGCCCAGAGATAGGCCTTTGCGAAAGCCTGGCCGCGGTTTTCCGCCAGCGGCAGATTGCGGGACAGAAAAGCGGTCGGACCGGCCTCATCCCCCTGATTTTTTTCCCAGGCCTGAAACAAGGCCGCCCGACCGTCAAAAAGCAGCATCTCAAAAGAACCAGCGCTTGCACTCAGATAAAGACCGGGCTCACGCAACAACCAGGCCACCAGAAAAAGCACCGGAAAAATCGCGGACAGGTTCAGTCCCTGGCGCGCGAAAATGGTGTGATAGAATTCCACCCGGGAACGGGCCGCCAGGATCGCGCAGATCGCCAAACGCCCCTCTTCTTCGTGGGCCCGGTAACGCCAGCTGAGACCGCCCAGGTCGAAAGGAACATGCCGCATGAGTTCAAAACCGACGGCATCGTCCAGATTTTCCGCGGCGGCCAGGGGCAGGCTGAAATGCACAATCGTAAAAAGATCCAGCGGCAACCCGAGAAGCAGAAGGTCATCCTGACGCGGTCGACAGGCGCTCTTCCAGGCGGCGAGCACCGTTTCCAGAGCCTCGGGACGATCCAGCGCATATTCCAGACGCTGCAAAACCCGGACCCGCCCCCCAAGACCGCGCTGCAGCCGCAGATAAAGCAGGCGCCGCTCTTCAAACAGAAGCAGTTTGGTTTCCGGCAGCCAGGGCAGATTCATGAATTCTCTCTACGGTTTTTTTTCATTGACGGCAAAAATCCGCCGGTACCAGCCGAAGCCTTCGGCCCCGGCTCCTGACTCGGTCGCGCTGACACTGATGTATTCGGAATCGGCGATCGTGAAATAACGCTGCAACTGACTGAAATATTCCGGCGGCACGATTTCACTCAGATCCGCCATCTTCGTGATCGGCGCGCCGCCGCGGAAAGCGACGATCGCGTCAATCACCTCCGCCGGCAAGTCCTCGACCAAGGCCAGGGCCGCCGGAGCGCAACTGTTGATATCGATTTTATCGGCGCGACCGTAGGGAGAAAGCAGATCAACCAGACCGGGACGCTTTCCCTCTCCATAAAAGAGCCCTGAATCCACGCCTTTGATCAACAGAAGCTCGTCTATAACATCAATATCCCGGTTCTTGCAACCATATTCCAGACCCTGAGCTTTGTAATAATCGGTCTCCGCGCCATTGAGACGCTGCAGGCTGTCGCCATCGATCCAATCCAGAATCGCATCGACGACCGTATCCCGGGCGGCATCATCGGTCACGCCGCAGACCTCGATGATCCGGCGCCAGAGCTCCGGTCTCAGATTACGTAACTGAAATTTGCCCGCCTCACCACTGATTCGAATTGCGACCCGCAAGCCTTCCAGTTCACAAAGCCAGGGCTCAAAGCGCGGATACCAGAGTTCCAGAGGCCGGCCGCATAGCGCTTCAATCTCTGCCTTCTGCGCCAGCAGGGCGCGGTTGGCCCGGTACTTGAGATATTCATGGTAACCCTTGTTGACCGCCGACCCCAGCAGATAATCATACTCGGCGCCCAAACGGCGGTTACGAGCCGCCTCGGCATTGAGCCGAGCCGTGGTCGCGTAGTTCAGGGCCAGCAGGCTGAGCAGCAGGGAAACCCAGAAAACCGCGATCAGGGCAAACCCTTGTTCATTGTGAGCGTAAACCGGCCCGTTTTCCGTCATGTTGAATGCCGACCTTGGTGCAGCGGTTCCGGGGGGACCATCAGCGGCAGCAGAAAACGGCGCGGCACCCCCTCACGATTGGAATAACTGAAAAAAACGGCTCCCGGCAAAAGCTTGTGGCTCCAGTTCCGGGGCAGAGCCTCGTCCTCGACCAGGGCCCCGCCGGCCTGCGCCCCGCCCGACAAATCCAGCTTTTCCGGTTGCGCGATCACCGCAAAACCCGCTTCCCCGAGACCATCCAGAACCAGCAGAGCGGATTCCCGTAGTTGCTCATCCAGATCGAGGCTGC
Above is a window of Pseudomonadota bacterium DNA encoding:
- the gspD gene encoding type II secretion system protein GspD, which translates into the protein MVALINPGGCGMEWERMEIVKRKGWLRTLLLLGCALWLASCTMWRSSVRDEALPPGGLLQGRPSPGQAGQTEAFTLESEVLPASDDAAALLQKLEAEELELNRRLKRFSGVAAVRTTSGDGGLPAQVQGREPVSLNFDDADLVEVLRLFMEILGENYTIYQGVGGKVTLEVAAELNREEIFELLRGVLRMNGAVMARRGPLWEVMPQAALPAAAEAGELLLPGDSENARGKAIRAFRLNYLPGAQFVNIIKPYLSKGAQVYVHDPSGVILVCDYDHVLSKVARLLSLFDVSVLAGLEQKVYLLKYVGAEDLIKELETLAGAYGLAGGKESNVNASVSFIALPRINLILALSRDAESLALVDEWVAELDREVPVLAQDATSEDIFVHYIQNGVAENIVEVLKGLFTKNGTKSATDLDKSKDKPQPLGKTLLDNQRQNEERAQKLQTTSPGAISGSLEGEVTFVVDKTTNSILVKATGGDYRKIKPVIEKLDIYPKQVLIEVTIAEVKLDETNKLGIEWSYLMKGLTGAKATGNLGIDSGLGLVSGSGDTLIGSGLSFLVENSGRFKAIVRALADDNRVNILSAPQILASDGETARIDVGEDVPTVTSSYRTTDSGSTAQTTDTTIQYRNVGIILTVTPHINDNGMVRMEINQEVSQLSTKTIEGINSPIFSQRVAESILSVADGQTVVIAGLIQQSRSDNYSGLPWLARVPGLRYLVGYKGREFHSVELMFFITPHVILQEEDSVFVSRPFLRRLEEVKKNFR
- a CDS encoding type II secretory pathway, component PulK; its protein translation is MTENGPVYAHNEQGFALIAVFWVSLLLSLLALNYATTARLNAEAARNRRLGAEYDYLLGSAVNKGYHEYLKYRANRALLAQKAEIEALCGRPLELWYPRFEPWLCELEGLRVAIRISGEAGKFQLRNLRPELWRRIIEVCGVTDDAARDTVVDAILDWIDGDSLQRLNGAETDYYKAQGLEYGCKNRDIDVIDELLLIKGVDSGLFYGEGKRPGLVDLLSPYGRADKIDINSCAPAALALVEDLPAEVIDAIVAFRGGAPITKMADLSEIVPPEYFSQLQRYFTIADSEYISVSATESGAGAEGFGWYRRIFAVNEKKP